From a single Maylandia zebra isolate NMK-2024a linkage group LG3, Mzebra_GT3a, whole genome shotgun sequence genomic region:
- the LOC143416672 gene encoding GTPase IMAP family member 7-like — KPVDKGLRIVLVGKTGVGKSSAGNTILGTKAFKSTSSPSSVTTGCQKETCQFEGQELAVVDTPGLFDTVKSNNEVVTEIARCILFAAPGPHVFLVVLQSFRFTEEEQNTVKMIQKIFGKEANHYTMVLFTYGDNLEADEVNIEDFIKESKALSDFIRQCHGGYHVFNNRNKEPTQVRELLEKINVMVEDNGGSYYTNEIFKEAYQAIVDEIKQIVRENVSITLAEARKVAEEDSRFIQRFIRTSRSISGVGVAVVTGALIGSAVGPVGTAVGAAVGALVGSVAVVVKMGACKTQ, encoded by the coding sequence aaaccaGTGGACAAAGGTCTTAGGATTGTGCTAGTTGGGAAAACTGGAGTTGGGAAAAGTTCAGCAGGAAACACCATCTTAGGAACAAAAGCTTTCAAGTCTACATCATCTCCTTCCTCAGTAACAACAGGGTGTCAGAAGGAAACCTGTCAGTTTGAAGGTCAAGAACTGGCTGTAGTCGATACTCCAGGTCTGTTTGACACCGTAAAAAGTAACAATGAGGTGGTGACAGAGATTGCTAGGTGCATCTTATTTGCTGCTCCTGGTCCTCATGTGTTCCTGGTTGTGCTGCAGTCATTCCGATTTACAGAggaagaacaaaacacagtgaaaatgatTCAGAAGATATTTGGCAAGGAAGCAAACCATTACACTATGGTGTTGTTCACTTATGGAGACAATCTGGAGGCAGATGAAGTCAACATAGAGGACTTCATTAAAGAAAGTAAAGCTCTCTCTGACTTCATCCGTCAGTGTCATGGAGGATATCATGTttttaacaacagaaacaagGAACCCACTCAGGTCAGAGAGCTGCTGGAAAAGATCAATGTGATGGTTGAGGACAACGGAGGAAGCTACTATACCAATGAAATATTCAAAGAGGCTTATCAAGCTATTGTAGATGAGATAAAACAAATTGTGAGAGAAAATGTATCTATAACTCTTGCAGAGGCAAGAAAAGTGGCAGAAGAAGACAGTCGCTTCATTCAGCGTTTTATACGAACTAGTAGGTCCATTAGTGGAGTGGGGGTAGCAGTAGTTACAGGAGCACTTATTGGATCTGCGGTGGGACCAGTAGGTACCGCAGTGGGGGCGGCAGTTGGGGCTTTAGTGGGAAGTGTAGCTGTGGTAGTGAAGATGGGGGCCTGCAAAACACAATGA